The nucleotide sequence TGAATTTAACTTTATGAGTAGCGACGTTGATATCATAGTAGAAAAGATAATCAATAATCCTAGATTAATGGACGCACTTTTTAACAGATTCTATGAGAGAGTTAAAGAAGAATTAATAGTTAAGAAGATTGAAGAACTAGAGAAGAAAATGAGTGAACTTATAACTAATAGTAATAGAATATGGGAAAGCATACAAGCAACACAAAACGAGATAAAAGCTATACAAGAAGACAACAAGAAAATATGGGAAAGCATAGAAAAACAAAGAGAAGAAACTAAAAGAATATGGGAAAGCATACAAGCAACACAAAACGAGATAAAGGGGATTAGAGAGGAAAATGCCAAAATATGGAAGGCAATTGAGAGAATTAATATTTCCTTCTCCACATTCACCTCTAGAAGTGGTCATTATATTGAGAGAACTATTATGAATTTATATAAAGAAGCCTTAGAATTACATGGAATTGACTCTTCTAAAGTAACTCATGGTGTTATTGAGGATACTGAAGGGATAGTTCATAAAGGGAGGAAGTATGAAATAGACTTCTATGAAACTAACGGCGTTATTTACCTCTTTGAAATAAAGAATCACGCAGATGAAGGAGCAATAGAACAATTGGAAATTAGGGAAAAAATATTAAGCTCTCTACATAAAAAACCAATAAAGAAATTTCTTGTAGCTAACTCCATAGAAAAAAGGATAAAGAGAAGAGCTGAGAGGAGAGGGATAACCGTAATCGCCGGTATAGTGATTGAATAAAATGCATTAGGCACTTTCGTAATTCTACCCTACGAGTACGTACTCTTCATTTATGAATTTCAGGTTTTTTAGTGGGTAAAAATTATATAAACACGTTTAAGGTAATCTTCGTCACAATCAAATACCACATTTAACGCATAGAAAACCTGAAATTAAAGCTTAAAGGTGTAGAGACTTGTCAATGTATTTCATTTACCTTTAATCCTGATTATCTATAAAACACAAATCAAAGCCTAGATAAATACTCTGAACTGTATCTAGAGAAATAAGGAAAATAGGAAAGACGGACTAATATAATGGTTATTCACAAGCTCGTCAAAATTAATTTATTAGACCTGACTTTACAAATTCTATATGAGCCTGAAACTGTGGCGATTATACGAGTGAAACCTTACACAATAGAGTAATTCATAAAACATTAAGCCGAACCTGAATGCTCCAAAATTGACTTCATTGAAGTATTTTAGTAACAATGTTGAGCTCGCATTTCTTTATGACTAAGGTGTAGAAAGAATAATATAAATTACCTTTTAGTTTCATATGTTAATATGACGATTGTGAACTTGGCTCAATCTAATCGGGAGATAGTTGAGCTATTAGTGCCAATTATAGTCGGCTACATGTCGTTATTCATTTCGTCTATTTTTGTCTACAGAATTGGTAAGATTATTTTGAGGAGAGATTCAATTTCACTTATTTCAGCAATTATTTTCCTACTTAATCCCTCGACTATATTCTGTCTACTTTACTCACCCAAAAATTATGGCTTTGCTTCTGTAGGATACTATTTTGTACCCCTGTTATACTTAATGTCGTATTATTACTATCTAAAGAAAGATTGGAAGAAATTTACAGCCTTCACGGTAGCTCTAACTCTTACCTCTCCACTTTCCTATTTAATTGCGATAACAT is from Sulfolobus acidocaldarius DSM 639 and encodes:
- a CDS encoding flagellar protein FlgN, which translates into the protein MSSDVDIIVEKIINNPRLMDALFNRFYERVKEELIVKKIEELEKKMSELITNSNRIWESIQATQNEIKAIQEDNKKIWESIEKQREETKRIWESIQATQNEIKGIREENAKIWKAIERINISFSTFTSRSGHYIERTIMNLYKEALELHGIDSSKVTHGVIEDTEGIVHKGRKYEIDFYETNGVIYLFEIKNHADEGAIEQLEIREKILSSLHKKPIKKFLVANSIEKRIKRRAERRGITVIAGIVIE